Genomic window (Marinobacter szutsaonensis):
GGGCATAGGTGTAGCGCTCATGAACCTGCGCCAGTTGGGGATCTGCCTGGGGCAGGGGCTGATCCAGAACGGTATTTTCCACCAGTACACCGCTGAACGCCTGCTCGAACTCCACCGGGCAATTGAATACCGTCTGGTAACCCTGAACCGGACCAAGGCGGGGCTGGCTGAACTGGACACGGGCCGGTTGCATCCGGGTTCCTGTCACCCAGCTGGCAAAGCCAACCACGGACGCTAGCACCGCCTCGATCTGGTGAGGGCTGAACGCCAGCTTGCCCTGGCGGGGATGGTAGACCAGCCAGGTGGCGGTATTGCCGGCAACAATCTGGAATCGACCGCCATCGGATATCAGCCGTTGAAAGCGCTGAACCATCGCAATGGCCTCGCGCAGAGTTGCGGCAGACTGCAAGGCAAAACCCACCCCGCTGATGCTCATGGGAGTGAACTCTGCACCCACCTTCAGCCCGAAGCCGGGGTCGCCGGTGCAGCGCTCCGCCGCATGCCACAGGCGGGTGATGTCATCGATTGGCCAGCGTTCCAACTCGCAGGCGGACGCTGGAATGCCGGCTTCTGCCAACAGGGTATCCGTGTCCACTGAGAGGCGTTCGGCCGCTCCGATCACGGTATTGACCCAGCCCATGGAGACGGTGGCCTCTAATGTCAATTTTGTTGGCCTCTATTGTCAATTTTAAAGCCATGGTACCGGTATATCGTTGAACCTGACAACTCATTACTAACGGGTCGGGTACGCATTATGGCCAAGGTGATTGCTTCAGACATTCTGGTGGTTGGCGGCGGGCTGGCGGGCATTGTCACCGCTCTCGAAGGCCTGCGGGCCGGGAAAACCGTCACCTTGGCGGACCGGGACACCGAGGAACGCATGGGCGGCCTGGCACTCTGGGCCTTTGGCGGCATGATGCTGGTGGATACACCCTTGCAGAAGCGAATGAAGATTGCGGACACGCCGGAAATCGCCCTGGGCGACTGGCTCAGCTTCGGCGAACTGGCACCCGATGATGAGTGGCCACTGCAATGGGCTCGCTACTACGTCGAGCACTCCCGCAGCGAGGTCTACGACTGGCTGAGCAACGAAGGCATCAAGTTCCTTCCCGCCGTGAACTGGGTGGAGCGGGGGCGCTTTGGCGATGGCAACCGGTTGCCCCGTTACCACGTGGTGTGGGGTACTGCCCGGGAGTTGGTCCGTTGTCTGCTGGCAGCCCTGCACCGGGAGAATACCGCGGGCAGACTCACCCTGCTGCACGAGCACCGCATCACCGAACTGGACCATGAGGCCGGCAAGGTCAGCGGTGCCCTGGCCATCAACGAGGCTACTGGTGAAGAGGTGCGCCTGGCGGCTTCCTCTGTGGTTCTGGCAACCGGCGGCATCAACGGTAGCCATGAGCAATGCCGGGCCAACTGGCCCGGTGACCGGCCGCAACCCGCCCGCATGCTGAACGGGGCTCACCCATACGCGGATGGCCGCATGCATCACTGGGTTGCGAACAGTCTGGATGGCCAGATCACCCATGCCGGGGAAATGTGGAATTACGCTGCCGGTTTCCCGCATCCGTATCCGCACTTTCCGGGCCACGGGCTATCCACCATTCCCTGTAAATCGGCCCTGTGGCTGAACCACCGGGGAGAGCGGATCGGCCCGGAGCCCCTGGTGACCGGGTTCGACACCCACTGGTTATGCCAGCGGGTGGCGGAACAGGAAAAGCCCTGGACCTGGCACCTGCTGAACTGGCGCATCGCCGCCAAGGAATTTGCCATTTCCGGCGCCGAGCACAACGCCCGCATCCGGGACAAGCAGTTCCCCCAGTTTGTGAAAGAGTTGTTGCTGGGTAACCACGCGTTGGTTCGCCAGATGCAGCACGAAAGCCGTGACTTCCTGGTTGCGGATACCCTCGCCGACCTGGCCGGTAAGATGAACGCGCTGACTTGCTCCAACGACATTAGCCCGGAGACGCTCCAGGCCTCAGTCGATGCCTTCGACGCCAACTTCGCCGCCGGCACCAGTCTGCACAATGATCCCCAGATCCGGATGATCCAGCACGCAAGGGAATGGAAGCCGGACCGCCTGCGTACCTGCAAACCGGCCCCGCTGCAGAAACCGGGCGCCGGCCCCTACATTGCCATCCGCATGCAGCTGATCACCCGCAAAAGCCTGGGTGGCCTGCAAACTGATCTGCAGAGCCGCGTTCTCAACGGCCAGGGAACGCCCGTTGAAGGCCTGTACTGTGTGGGAGAGGCCGCAGGCTTTGGTGGCGGTGGTGCAAACGGCAAACGCTCCCTGGAAGGCACCTTCCTGCCCGGTTGCATCATGACGGCGCGGGCCGCAGTCCGCTCGATTGTTTCAGGAGGCTGAGCCCCTCTCATCGCAAACTCGCAGCCCCTGCAAGAATTAAAAGATCTATAACCCCGAATTTGGAAAGCTTGGAGAACAACAATGACAAACGGCGCACAAGCCCTGATGAAAACCCTGGTGGATGCCGGTGTTGAGGTCTGCTTCAGCAACCCCGGCACCAGTGAAATGCACTTTGTGGCCGCCCTGGATGACGAGCCGAAAATGCGGGCTGTTCTTGCCCTGTTCGAGGGGGTCGCCACCGGCGCCGCTGACGGCTACGCCCGCATGGCCGACAAACCCGCCGCCACGCTGTTGCACCTGGGCTGCGGGCTGGGCAACGGCCTGGCCAATCTGCACAACGCCCGTAAGGGAAAGGTGCCGGTGCTGAACATTGTTGGCGACCACGCCACCTACCACGTGAAATACGATGCCCAGCTGCAGTCTGATATCGAGACCGTTGCCCGCAACGTTTCCCCGGGGTTTGTGCGCACGGCCAGGAGCACCGAAACCCTGTGCCGGGATGCTGCCGAAGCCATCGCTGCCGCCCGCACGGCGCCCGGGCAGGTAGCCACACTGATACTGCCAGCCGATGTGTCCTGGGGTGATGGCGGTGAGCCCAGCGCACCCCTGGCGCCGCCGACGCCGGAGGCAGCAGACGACGTCACGGTGGAGGCCATTGCCTCCGCCATCCGTTCCGGCAAGAAAACCGCGCTGCTGATGGGCGGTCATTCCCTGCGAGAACCGAGCATGCTGGCGGCCGCCAAACTGGCCGCGCACAGCGGCGTGACCCTGCTGGCGGAAACCTTCCCCACCCGCATTGAGCGGGGCGCCGGGCTGCCTTACATCGAACGCCTGGCCTACCTGGCCGAGCTGGCCACGGTGCAACTGACGGACGTGGAACACCTGGTGATCGTGGACTCCAAGGCGCCGGTCTCCTTCTTCGCCTATCCCGGCAAGAAGAGCTACCTGGTGCCGGATACCTGCCAGGTACATACCCTGGTGGCCCCCGACCAGGACATCCTGGCCAGCCTGAACAAACTCAATGACGCCGTCGGTGCCAGCCAGGCGGAACCGAAGCTACAACCCGAGAAACGGCCGGGCCGGCCACGCGGCAAACTGACCGCCGAGAAAGTCTGCAAAGCGGTAGGCGAGCTGATGCCGGAGAACGCCATCATCGTTGACGAGGGCATCACCTCCAGCCTGATGCTCTCGGTGATGACTGCCGGCGCACCCCGCCACGACATGATCACCCTCACCGGTGGCGCCATCGGCCAGGGCCTACCCAATGCGGTAGGCGCTGCCGTGGCCTGCCCGGACCGGCCGGTAATAGCGCTGATCGGCGATGGCACTGCGATGTACACCATCCAGGCGCTGTGGACCATGGCCCGGGAACAGCTCAACGTCACCTCCATTATCTTCAACAACGCCTCGTACTCGGTGCTGAACATCGAGCTGGAGCGGGTAGGCGCGGAAGAGGCGGGCGAAAAAGCCAAATCCCAGCTGGACCTGCGCGGCCCGGTGATCAATTTCGCCGAGATGGCCAACGGTATGGGCGTTCACGCTGTGCGGGTACACACCGCGGAAGAGATGGCAAAAGCCCTGGAATACGCCCAGAGAATGCCCGGGCCACACCTGATTGAAGCGATGATTCCGGAATCGCTGAGTGGTGTGAAGCGCCGGATATTGCCGTGGATGCTGCGCTCATTGCCCAGCCTGCCGCTGTCGGTTTCCAGGGCGTTGAAGCGCAAGCTGGCGCCCTGACAGACGCAATAGACGCCATCAATTCCGAAGCGCCGCTTTGTTGAACACAGACTTGGCGGGTGGTTCCTATGCCGGTTAGGCTGAGACTTGTGCAGAACCATCATGGCATCGGTGTCCTATGGAGGTGGAATGAGGTTTCCCTCAAGCACAGCGTTTGCGCTGTTGGGCGCTGCACTGATTGCGATCAGTTACGGGCTCGCACGGTTTGCGTTCGGCTTGTTTGTACCCCCGATTCGGGCTGACCTTGAGCTCGGTGATGAATGCTGGTACCAGTATCGGTGTGGTGATAGCGGTGCCCGCGATTCTGTTCCTCTTCGGGGCCTGACGCTATGCCTATGCCTCGTTTGCCATTCTGGCACTTATCGGTGTGCTTGCCGCCCGGTTCTTCATTCCTTCCGTGTCTCGGGTCATGCCAGCGAACGCGGCACCGCCGCCTCCTATCAGCGCGGATCAGTGGTGGCGCCTTCTCAGGCTCTCGCTGTTCGCCTTCATGATGGGCTTTGTGTCGGCCGCCTACTGGATCTTCGCACCGGATCTTGTGGTCAACCTGGGAGCCATGCCGTCTGATGCCACCGGTTGGCTTTGGTTGGGCGTTGGCGCCGCCGGCCTTGGCGGCGCTGTGGTTGCCGATCTGGCTGATCGTAATAACCCGCCGGTGACCCAGGCGCTGATGTTGATGATGCTGGCAGCGAGCCTGGCGTTGCTGGCTGCGAGCCAGAGCAAGAGACGGAAGAAGATGCCGGCCTGCAGGCCGCATACGACTATCAGCTTCAGAACGAGGAAGGCGAACCATACACGCCGGTCACCGGTAAAACGGAGAGTTACTAGGGTGGATAGCCGGAACCGCTACTCCGGTGGTGTGTCGGTTGGTGCCGCCCAGCTGGTATAGCCAAGCTCCATCACTCGGGCGACCTCGCTATCGGGTATTACGGAAAGGTCGCCGAGTTCCAGTGGGTCATAATGGAAGGCGTAAAGGCGGGAGGTGAACTCGGCAATCGGCAGGGAGGCTTCGCCCCGGAATT
Coding sequences:
- a CDS encoding acetolactate synthase large subunit; translation: MTNGAQALMKTLVDAGVEVCFSNPGTSEMHFVAALDDEPKMRAVLALFEGVATGAADGYARMADKPAATLLHLGCGLGNGLANLHNARKGKVPVLNIVGDHATYHVKYDAQLQSDIETVARNVSPGFVRTARSTETLCRDAAEAIAAARTAPGQVATLILPADVSWGDGGEPSAPLAPPTPEAADDVTVEAIASAIRSGKKTALLMGGHSLREPSMLAAAKLAAHSGVTLLAETFPTRIERGAGLPYIERLAYLAELATVQLTDVEHLVIVDSKAPVSFFAYPGKKSYLVPDTCQVHTLVAPDQDILASLNKLNDAVGASQAEPKLQPEKRPGRPRGKLTAEKVCKAVGELMPENAIIVDEGITSSLMLSVMTAGAPRHDMITLTGGAIGQGLPNAVGAAVACPDRPVIALIGDGTAMYTIQALWTMAREQLNVTSIIFNNASYSVLNIELERVGAEEAGEKAKSQLDLRGPVINFAEMANGMGVHAVRVHTAEEMAKALEYAQRMPGPHLIEAMIPESLSGVKRRILPWMLRSLPSLPLSVSRALKRKLAP
- a CDS encoding AraC family transcriptional regulator, translating into MTLEATVSMGWVNTVIGAAERLSVDTDTLLAEAGIPASACELERWPIDDITRLWHAAERCTGDPGFGLKVGAEFTPMSISGVGFALQSAATLREAIAMVQRFQRLISDGGRFQIVAGNTATWLVYHPRQGKLAFSPHQIEAVLASVVGFASWVTGTRMQPARVQFSQPRLGPVQGYQTVFNCPVEFEQAFSGVLVENTVLDQPLPQADPQLAQVHERYTYARLQALTMNSASVAELQRWLAARVGPVLPRRADAAEALGISERTLARRLRDQGQTFDSLLDDVRRQKALQAVAETSAALPEIAESLGFAEVSTFYRAFKRWTGSPPVRWRKHLGRSD
- a CDS encoding FAD-binding protein; its protein translation is MAKVIASDILVVGGGLAGIVTALEGLRAGKTVTLADRDTEERMGGLALWAFGGMMLVDTPLQKRMKIADTPEIALGDWLSFGELAPDDEWPLQWARYYVEHSRSEVYDWLSNEGIKFLPAVNWVERGRFGDGNRLPRYHVVWGTARELVRCLLAALHRENTAGRLTLLHEHRITELDHEAGKVSGALAINEATGEEVRLAASSVVLATGGINGSHEQCRANWPGDRPQPARMLNGAHPYADGRMHHWVANSLDGQITHAGEMWNYAAGFPHPYPHFPGHGLSTIPCKSALWLNHRGERIGPEPLVTGFDTHWLCQRVAEQEKPWTWHLLNWRIAAKEFAISGAEHNARIRDKQFPQFVKELLLGNHALVRQMQHESRDFLVADTLADLAGKMNALTCSNDISPETLQASVDAFDANFAAGTSLHNDPQIRMIQHAREWKPDRLRTCKPAPLQKPGAGPYIAIRMQLITRKSLGGLQTDLQSRVLNGQGTPVEGLYCVGEAAGFGGGGANGKRSLEGTFLPGCIMTARAAVRSIVSGG